The Acinetobacter wuhouensis genome includes the window CTGAATCAATCATCAAGCAAATCATGAGCCAAATGACGATGCAAAAATTAAAAAAAGGGAAAACGATTTGGCTCATGGGGCTAAGTGGTGCGGGGAAAAGTACGATTGCGCAGTGCTTGATTGAAAAATTACGTGCAACACAACAGATTTGTTTTGGCTTAGATGGAGATCAATTACGCGCAGGTTTAAACCGAAATCTAGGTTTTTCTGAGCAAGATCGTAGTGAGAACTTAAGACGAGCTGCTGAACTTTGCAAGTTACTCAATCATGATGGTATCACTGTAGTTGCTGCTTTTATTACACCATTGGAAAAAGATAGAACCCTGTTAAAAAGTATCATTGGCGCTGAGGATTTTTTTGAAATTCATATTGCGACACCGCTCGAAGTGTGTGAGCAACGTGATGTCAAAGGTTTATATCAAAAAGCGCGCTTAGGTTTAATTGAAAATTTCACAGGGATTACGGCAAGTTATGAAGTACCTCAGTCGCCTTTTTTGACGATAAATACAGTAGGTCTAGATGTAGATCAGTGTGCAATTCAAATCTTAAATAAAATATTCATTTGAAATTTTAACTACTGTGTAGTTTGCCTAATTTCTTAATTAAACATGTTTAATAAGTATTTAATTTATAAGTAAAATAAGTATAAAAATACCTAATTCCAGGTATATCCCCCCCCTATGTATCTTTGATCAAATAGGAAAGAATTTTTTAATATTTTATGGGGTTTTTATGAACAAAATTTATAAGGTTATTTGGAACGCACAACTAGGATGTTGGCAAGCCGTTTCAGAGTTAGCAAAAAATCATACCGCTTCGCAAAGCTCAGATGCTTCAAAGTCTACTGATAGCAGTTTGGCGCAAAAAGTTTCACGTTTGATTTTGTTTGGTATGGCGTTGTTACCATTATCCATTCATGCGGCAATTTCAAATGTTGAACTACCAACAGGCGCACACATCAACTCAGGTTCTGCAAGTTTTAGCCAAAATAATAATACTTTAAATATTAATCAAAATACTCAAAACCTGAGTGCCAACTGGAATACATTTAATATTGGTAAAGATGCTACAGTTAACTTTAATCAACCGAATCAATCATCTACCGCAATTAACCGTGTGTTAGACAGCAATGCCTCTCAGATCATGGGGCGTTTAAATGCCAATGGTCAGGTGTTTTTACTGAATCCGAATGGCGTTGTGTTCTCAAAAACAGCACAGGTCAATGTGGGGGGGATTGTTGCATCTACACTCAACTTAAATGATGCAGACATACAAAATGGTAAATACACTTTAAAAGGCGATGCCAATAGCAATGCCAGTGTAGAAAACCACGGTTTAATTCAAACTTTAAAAGGTGGCACAGTTGCCTTAATTGCTCCCAATGTAAAAAATACAGGGACAATTAAAACTCCAGATGGCATAACACATCTCACTTCAGCAAGTCAGGTGACCTTAGCATTA containing:
- the cysC gene encoding adenylyl-sulfate kinase, which codes for MQKLKKGKTIWLMGLSGAGKSTIAQCLIEKLRATQQICFGLDGDQLRAGLNRNLGFSEQDRSENLRRAAELCKLLNHDGITVVAAFITPLEKDRTLLKSIIGAEDFFEIHIATPLEVCEQRDVKGLYQKARLGLIENFTGITASYEVPQSPFLTINTVGLDVDQCAIQILNKIFI